A window of the Candidatus Methylomirabilis tolerans genome harbors these coding sequences:
- a CDS encoding acetyltransferase, translating to MFLKDKQAGHLVEILDLRALFDPLQPVVTGRIHAGEEMQDPTSFNKADLIFPSGECLPRYWVDVHYKDATVATG from the coding sequence ATGTTCCTGAAAGATAAACAGGCCGGTCACCTGGTGGAAATCCTTGATCTTCGCGCGCTATTTGATCCACTTCAGCCGGTTGTGACGGGCCGAATCCATGCCGGCGAGGAGATGCAAGATCCCACCTCCTTTAACAAAGCCGATCTGATCTTTCCCTCCGGCGAGTGCCTGCCGCGCTACTGGGTGGATGTACACTATAAAGACGCTACTGTTGCCACCGGATAG
- a CDS encoding beta-propeller fold lactonase family protein yields MMRDGRYRGGWRLVIPLLLWFAYASPAASAEPMAYATNEKSDDVSIIDTTTNSVVRTIPVGKRPRGVAISPDGQYAYISNGNSDDISVIETATGKVVETWPAGVDPEGVALSPDGARLYAVNENGGTVTVINTKTGTVIATIEVQVEPESIAISPNGKIAYVSNETSNTISVIDTLALKVVAAISVAKNPRGIAFSPDGKLAYVTSEQAEPGVLSVINVAKRKVVKTIQVGERPVGVVVTRDGRRLYVAHGRTNAVYVIDARTLTITTKIPVGQRAWYLALTPDEQRLYVACGRSDAVSVIDVATEKVIATVPVGKMPFAVAIQQ; encoded by the coding sequence ATGATGCGAGACGGACGATATCGAGGTGGGTGGAGGCTTGTGATACCGCTCCTGCTGTGGTTCGCTTATGCCTCACCGGCTGCCTCTGCTGAGCCGATGGCCTATGCGACGAATGAAAAATCTGATGACGTGTCGATCATCGATACCACAACCAATTCCGTTGTGCGCACGATCCCGGTCGGTAAACGCCCGAGAGGTGTGGCGATCTCACCGGACGGGCAGTACGCGTACATCAGCAACGGCAATTCGGACGACATCAGCGTCATCGAGACCGCTACCGGAAAAGTCGTGGAAACGTGGCCTGCTGGGGTGGACCCCGAGGGGGTGGCGCTCAGTCCTGACGGGGCCCGTCTGTACGCAGTGAACGAGAACGGCGGAACGGTTACGGTCATCAACACCAAGACCGGTACGGTGATTGCCACCATCGAGGTCCAGGTGGAGCCTGAGTCAATCGCGATCAGCCCGAATGGAAAAATTGCCTACGTGTCCAACGAGACATCCAACACCATCTCGGTCATCGATACCTTGGCCCTCAAAGTGGTGGCCGCCATTTCGGTTGCAAAGAATCCGCGCGGGATCGCCTTCAGTCCGGACGGGAAGTTGGCCTACGTGACAAGCGAGCAGGCCGAGCCGGGCGTTCTATCGGTAATCAATGTGGCCAAGCGCAAGGTGGTGAAGACCATCCAGGTCGGCGAACGGCCGGTGGGGGTGGTGGTGACGCGAGACGGTCGGCGGCTCTATGTAGCCCACGGACGGACCAACGCCGTCTATGTGATCGATGCCCGCACCTTGACCATCACCACAAAGATCCCCGTGGGCCAGCGGGCCTGGTATCTTGCCCTTACACCGGACGAGCAGCGCCTGTACGTGGCCTGCGGCCGCAGCGATGCAGTGTCGGTGATTGATGTCGCGACCGAGAAGGTGATCGCCACCGTTCCTGTCGGGAAGATGCCGTTCGCCGTTGCCATCCAACAATAA
- a CDS encoding DUF4242 domain-containing protein: protein MPKYLIERDIPGAGKLSPQELQAISQKSCGVLGRLGPQIQWVHSYVTDEKVYCVYIAPNADIVLEHARQGSFPANRVSEIRSVIDPTTAEG, encoded by the coding sequence ATGCCGAAGTATCTGATCGAGCGCGACATCCCTGGGGCGGGCAAGCTTTCGCCTCAGGAGCTTCAGGCCATCTCACAGAAGTCGTGCGGCGTACTCGGCAGGCTGGGGCCGCAGATTCAGTGGGTACACAGCTACGTGACCGATGAGAAGGTGTACTGTGTCTACATCGCGCCGAATGCCGACATAGTCCTGGAGCACGCCAGGCAGGGCAGCTTCCCGGCGAACCGCGTGTCGGAAATCAGGTCCGTGATCGATCCCACAACCGCCGAAGGATGA
- a CDS encoding heme-binding protein, with product MKRKRFVGAMVLGGMVMVAAPAMADSCAQLAGHGLTHAALKAALQAVVPGNGGTGGMPSGGLDFPMWLTLVDDSGKVCEVVNSLTGSQSAARDIWLGSRVISAQKANTANAFSTGLLALSTANLFAAVQPGGSLYGLQHSNPIDPTVAYEGDAGKFGTTKDPLEKERVGGINVFGGGLALYNSSNIRVGGIGVSGDTSCTDHVVAWKVRQTVAGGAFAVANVPGGVANGGVNDALVQDIVGGVSAGGFGHPTCLNNPTNTTDDGSIEGN from the coding sequence ATGAAGCGGAAACGGTTTGTTGGGGCGATGGTGTTAGGTGGAATGGTGATGGTGGCGGCGCCGGCGATGGCAGATAGCTGCGCTCAACTGGCCGGTCACGGGCTGACGCATGCTGCATTGAAAGCTGCCCTGCAGGCCGTGGTGCCGGGCAATGGCGGTACGGGGGGGATGCCAAGCGGCGGTCTGGATTTCCCGATGTGGCTCACTCTGGTGGATGACAGCGGGAAGGTATGCGAGGTCGTCAACTCGTTGACCGGATCTCAGAGCGCAGCACGCGATATCTGGCTCGGCAGTCGCGTGATCTCGGCCCAGAAGGCTAATACGGCCAACGCCTTCAGCACCGGCCTGCTTGCCCTGTCTACCGCCAACCTGTTTGCGGCCGTGCAGCCCGGGGGGAGCCTGTATGGGCTCCAGCATAGCAATCCAATCGACCCGACAGTCGCGTATGAGGGCGACGCCGGCAAGTTCGGCACCACCAAGGATCCGCTCGAGAAGGAGCGGGTTGGTGGCATTAACGTGTTCGGTGGCGGCCTCGCCTTGTATAACAGCAGCAACATCAGAGTAGGGGGCATCGGTGTCTCCGGCGACACATCCTGTACGGACCATGTCGTAGCCTGGAAGGTCCGCCAGACAGTGGCGGGTGGGGCCTTTGCCGTCGCGAATGTCCCGGGAGGCGTCGCCAATGGTGGCGTGAATGACGCCCTGGTCCAGGATATTGTGGGCGGCGTGAGTGCGGGCGGGTTCGGTCATCCCACCTGTCTGAACAATCCCACAAATACCACTGATGACGGTTCCATCGAGGGTAACTGA